ACCATCGCGCTGTTGCCGATTTTGGTTCGGGCACTCGTCGGCGGCGAGGTCGGCACCTTTGGCTACTATCTGTCGGTCGCCGGGCTCGCACTTCTCGTGACTGTCGAACTCCACATGTTTACCGAAATTCAGCTCACACACTGGTTTGCGGTGCTGTTGGTCGTGCTGACGACGCTGGCCTCGGTGGCGGCGTGGTCGGTTGTCCGCTGGAACATGGACCAGCAGTTCGGCACCCAGTTTTTGATCGAGCCGGGAATGTCACAGGAGGCCGCCAACGCGGCGCTGATGAACGAGTTTATCGTAGTGACGCTGGCTGGCCTTGTTGGTGGCGTGCTGTTCGATGCCTACTTTAGAGGGCGTGGTCGGAGTCTTCGGCGTCGACTCCGGCAGGTGGTTCGCCGATGACGATTCTCCCCCGACCCTCGGTGACAAATCAGCGTCGACTCACCCGTGGAATGCAGTTGGTGCTGGTCGGGATCGTTCTCTACGGCATCATCGCGGGACAGACGAAAGCGATCACCAACGGCAGCATGGGGCTTTCCGTCTCGTTCGTGCCGGCACTGATGGAGCGAAAGTACGACTTCCCGCTGGACCCGTGGCTCGGCCTCTGGATCACGCTCGCCGTCTTCCTCCACACGATGGGGTCGGCCGGGCTCTACCAGCAGATCGATGGCTGGGATCACATCACCCACGCCATGTCAGCGTCGCTTGTCGCCGCGATTGGCTACACCTTCGCGCGGGCAGTCGACCTCCATAGCGACGAAATCCGAATTCCCAACCGGTTTGCCTTCGTCTTTATCCTCATTGTCGTGATGGCCTTCGGCGTCACGTGGGAACTGTTCGAGTTCGGCCTCGACATCATCGCCGACGAGACAGGCATCTCGATGCCGCTGGCCCAACACGGGCTTGATGACACGGTTCGGGATATGATGTTCAATACGCTCGGTGGGATCACTGTCGCTATCTTCGGCCAAGCCCATCTGCTGGGCGTCGCTGAAACTGTCAAAGAACGGTTGGCAGCCGGACCGAACACTCCTCCCGAGTAGGTCCGCAAAATCGGCGAACCGGCGAGTCGACGCCGTGCAGCCGTCGGTTGGACAGTTGGTTCCGGAAGTCGATGTGGTGACCGATATAATGAGTGTCGACAGCAGCGCATAATGGCAATAAAAAGACAGTACACGGGGGCTGAATCCAGTTTGCCTGCCCACATATTCTATTTTCATTCAAAATCATTCAAAAACAATCCAATCCAATGCTTGTTTGTAACTGATCAACGACGATTGGAGTATGGGTCCGACCACCAAACTCAGACAAGACACGAGAACCGAAGTCACTCGCCTCATCGAGACACTCATCGAGGTGATTCCGGAGATCAAGACCGCACTCGCATCCGAACGAGGAGCCAGTGGCAAGGTGAATCCGAGCGGCGATACCCAGCGCATTGCGGACGAGAAGATCGACGAGATCATCTTCGATTGCGTGGGCTCGGTCGACGGGTTCGGACAGTACCTCAGCGAGGAACGCGAGGGAATCACCGATCTTGGCTCGGGGCTGTCGGTCGCAACTGACCCCCTCGACGGCTCGTCGAACATCAAGACGAACACGACGGTGGGCACGATTATCGGCGTCTACGACGCTCCACTGCCGGCGCGTGGCCGTGAGTTGGTCGCCAGCCTCTGTCTGGTGTTCGGCCCGGTAACGACGCTGGCAGTCGCCGCCAACGACGAACTCATCGAGTACACCATCCAGGACGGAGCTATCGTCGACGGCGAACCAATTGCGCTCCCCGAAGCCGGTGGCATCTGGAGCTTTTCGGGCCGCCCGACCGAGTGGACCCCGGCCCTTCGAGACTACGACGACACGTTGGGCCGACAGTACGCCCATCGGTACACTGGGGCGATGATCGCCGACGTCTGGCTACTGCTTGCCCACGGTGGTCTCGTCGGCTACCCAGCCCGGTCGACCAAACCCGACGGCGTACTCCGGCTCCAGTACGAGTCGAACCCGATTGCCTACGCCGTCGAATGTGCCGGCGGTGCAGCGTCGACCGGGAGCCAGCCCATCTTGGATGTCGAACCCGAGGGACGCCACCAACGAGTGCCCACCTTCTTCGGGACGAACTCGCTCATCAATGAGCTCGAAACACGACTCGAAGCCGGCGCCGAAGCCTAACACCGCCCCCGCGACGTTCGGCCTTCCCACAGTCCGAACACCGTTCGATCCGTAGTCGGACTTTTTTAAATAGTCTCTCAGAACAGCCGCCGGCGTCGCCGTTAGTCGCTCGATGGGACCGTCTGTTCGGTAATCTCGACGCGCTGTGCGGCCTCGTCGAGGTCGTCGAAGGGAGGCATGCGCGTTCCGGGAACTGTCACGATCCGAGAGGCGACCGCGATCCCACGGCGGAGGCAGCTCCAGGCGTCGTTGCCACGCGAGAGTTCGAGCAGAAAGCCCGACAGCATCGCATCGCCAGCGCCGACAGTGTCGGCTACGTCGACATCGAGTGCGGCCGCATGGAGGCAGTCGGCTTCGCTGACGACGAGTGCGCCATCGCTCCCCAGCGAGGTGACGACGCGCTCGAAGCCGCTTTCTCGGAGCTGCTCGGCAGCCGTGAGACAGTCCTCAAGGGAGTCGACGCTCGCTCCGGTCGCGGCTGCCAGTTCGGTTCGGTTTGGCTTGCAGAGAGCGTACTCCGCCTCAAGTTGGGCGAGAATCTCGCCGCCGACGTCGACGCTCGTCGCCCAGTCCCCGGCGTCGGCGATCCGGTCGATGGCGTGATAATCGAGCCCCGGCGGCAGACTGCCGCCGACCAGTACCATCGACGGCTCGTATGTTTGGATGACGTCGATAACAGCGTCGACAGCCGTCCGGTCGACAGTGGGACCGGTGTGATTGATCTTGTACTCCGAATCGGGATCAAGGATCGTCGTGTTGAGTCGGGTCTGGCCCTCGATCTCGACGAACTCGGTGGCGAGGCCGTCGGCGTCGAGTTCCCGGCGGATGTAGTCGCGCAAAAAGTCACCCAAGAGCCCGGTTGCGACGGTCTCTGCATCGAGTCCGACTAGATACTGAGCGACGTTGATTCCCTTGCCACCGGCGTCAAACCGTGCGGTGTCGGTACGGGCCACCGTCTCGGGGTCGGGCATCGCCTCGACCTGAATGGTGTGGTCGACGGCAGGATTGAGTGTGACGGTGACGATCATGCAACGGTCACCGAGGCGATCTCGACGTTGCCGCCCTCGAATTTGTCCTGGAGTTCCGACGGGAGTTCGCTATCGGTGATCAGCAGGTCGATCTCGCTGAACTCGGCGAAGCTAATGAAGCTCTGTTCGTTGAACTTCGAGTGATCGCTGACGAGGACGACACGGTTCGATTTCTCGATCATGAGCGATTTGATGTTGGCTTCGGCCTCGTTCGGTGTCATCAGCCCCTCGCTCGGGTGGATCGCGTTCGTGCCCAAAAACAGCAGATCGAACGTCATCCGCTCCATGAATCGCTCGGCGCTCGGCCCGACAAGCGAGTAGGTCGGACTCCGCAGGGAGCCGCCGGTGAGTTTGACCTCCACCCCCGTATCGTCGAGTTCCATCGCCTGCAGCGGCGAGTTCGTTACCGCCATGAGGCTCCCGTTGGCCGACAGCCCTTTGGCGATCTGCATGGTGGTCGACCCCGCATCGAAACAGACGACCTGATTGTCGTGGATCTCCTCGACGGCGCGCTCGGCAATCGCCATCTTGGCTTCGAGGTTCTGGACCTCCCGCTGGCGGTAGTTCTGTTCTTGGCCGACCGAGGTCGCGGGCACGGCACCGCCGTGAGAGCGCTCGATCAGCTGTTTCTCGGCGAGCGCGTTGAGATCCCGCCGGATCGTCGCCTTCGAACACTCCATCAACTCCGCGAGCTCATCGACCGAACAGCCACTGTTCTCGGTGACGTGTTCGACGATCTCTCGCTGACGGGCTTCTGGTAACATTGTCTGATAGTTGTCTCTGCTTCCAGCGGTGTCATTATAGTTGTGGTGAAAAATATCGAATGAATATGCATGAAATATAGTTCAAACCACGACAATGGCCACATTATGAATACGAACAGGCACTCAACTCTGCATAATAGCGATACAGTCGGATTACATCTTCCGTCGACATGAACGATCCGCGCTGAAACGTAGGTTAGTCGACTGAGTCACCGATATTTCGAGCAAACTCATCCTGATCACACATATTCATTGTGGCATTTTATTTATATAGTATTCGTAAAGGTTTAAATTTTGAGTCTAAGAACAAAAATAATCAAATTCGAAGATACTTTTCCATACTCTCATGATAGTAGACGATAGACGATGGTAGAGGGTGTCATAGAAAGCGTCACACACGAAGACGCAGGATGTTGGAACTGTGTCTACGAGCGCCAGCATCCTGCAAGAGGAGACTTCTATCGACGAGTTCTTCAATGTAATGGCGACCGAGACGCTCGCGTTGTTCGAGCATCTTGAGTTCGACTTTCTCGAAGAATTCGATGTGTTCGCCCCCGCTCGCCGGGGGCGAACACGAGATCATCACCCACCAGCACTCTTCCGAGCGTTCCTGCACTGCTACTACAAGAACGTCTACGGCATCCGTCCAGTCACGCGAGAACTCCAGAACACGGTCGTCTGGCTCAGCTGTGGCTTCGATCGACCGCCGTCGAGAGACGCGGTCGATCGCTTCCTCACCGACCTCGAACACGTCGTCGACGAGGTCTTCGACCGCCTCGTCGAGCAGGCCGCCTGCCGCGGCCTGCTCGACTTGACCTACTCCATCGATTCCACCGACGTGAGGACGATGCCCGCCGACCAAGACGCGTCGAAAGGCTACGATCCAACCGCCGAAGAGTACTACCACGGCTACGGCTGTACGATCGTCTCGACCGGGCAAAAGATCCCGATTGCCGCGGAGTTCACCGAGAGCAAGCAAGCGCCAGAGGAGACGGCGATGCGCGTCACGTGTGACGCGCTCGCCGTCGAGAAACCGATCTGGATGCTTGGAGACAGCGCCTACGACACGCTCGGCTGGCACGACCACCTGCTGGCCGCAGGGGTCGTGCCAGTCGCTCCGTACAACGCACGAAACACCGACGATCCGAAAGACATCGAGTACAGGGTCGAAGCCCGCATCGACGAACACAGCGAGGACGTTCAGCTGAAGCAATCGACGCTAGACGAGACGTACAACCGCCGGAGTGGAGTCGAACGAACCAACGACGCCGTCAAGGACTGCGGCCTCGGGCACGTTCGCGCCCGAGGCCGCGTCCACGCACGAGCACAAGTGTTCCTCGCGCTGTGCCTTCGTCTCGTTATTGCGATCACCAACGACGAACGCGGAGACAATCCAGGAAGCACCGTCATCACGCTATGAGAACTATTCTATGACACCCTCGATGGTAACCAAAGATCAAACAGAACAACGACTACAGACACACCTCACGTCGGTGAAAGAAGACCTCATGACAGGGGTCTCGTATATGATTCCGTTCGTGACAATCGGCGGGATCTTCCTCGCACTGGGGTTCATGATCGGGGACACGCAAGAAGTATTCGATCAAACAGGGACCCTCGGCTGGTACTTCGCCCAGATCGGCAGCCTCGGGCTGACGATTATGATCCCGATTCTGGGTGGGTACATCGCCTACGCAATCGCGGATAAACCCGGACTCGCACCGGGGTTCATCCTCGCGTACACGATCCAACAGCCCGGAATCATCGACGCAGCCGGCGCAACGGTCGGCATTGCTGCCGACGGCGCGGTCGCTGGCTTCCTCGGTGCGATTGTCGCTGGCCTGCTGGCTGGCTACGTCGCCCGCTGGATGAAAGGCTGGAGTGTGCCTTCGTTCGTCAAACCGATGATGCCGATCCTCGTCATCCCGGTGTTGACGACCGCGCTGCTCATCCCGGTCGTCGTCTTCGCACTCGGTGTCCCAATCGCACTGGTCGACAGCGCACTCACGTCGACGCTCGAAGGCATGCGCGGGGCAAACGCCGTTGTCCTCGGGCTCATCCTCGGCGGAATGATGGCCTTCGACATGGGCGGTCCCGTCAACAAAGTCGCCTACGTGTTCGGAACGGTGCTTGTTGCTGACGGAATCTACGGGCCAATGGCCGCGGTGATGATCGCCGGCATGACACCGCCACTCGGACTCGCACTCTCGTACTTCATCGCGCCACAGAAGTACCCCGAAGAGATGCGAGAAAGCGCCGTCGCCGCCGTCCCGATGGGGTTCTCGTTCATCACTGAGGGCGCGATTCCGTTCGCCGCCGCCGATCCACTGCGCGTCATCCCGAGCATTATCGTCGGTAGTGCAACCGCCGGAGCCGCCGCGATGGGTCTCGGCGTCACGATGCCAGCACCTCACGGCGGCGTCTTCGTGATGATCCTGTCGAGCAGCATCCTCGGCTTCCTCGGCTGTATCGTCCTCGGCTCGCTCGTGACCGCAGCGATGGTCACGCTGCTGAAATCCGACCACGCCGAAGAAACCGAATCGACGACGACAACGGGGTCGACCGCGTAAACCGGTCGTCACCATCCTGTTTCGACCCACCACACTCCCTTTCGATACACTCATACCCATGACAAATCCAACCCAACGACCACTGATACCCGACCTGATCGACCTGACGAACGAACCCGAAACCAAACAGGAAGCTATCGAAGCGCTGCTTGATCTCGCCGTCGACGCAGGCCGCGTCAACGACCGCGAGCAGGCGTTGGCGGATCTTCAGGCCCGCGAAGAAGAAGCAACGACCGGCGTCGGCATGGGAATCGGTATTCCCCACGCCAAAAGCGAGGCCGTCATCTCGCCGACAATCGCCTTCATGCGCGCGCCTGATGGGATCGACTTCGATGCAATGGACGACGAGCCCGCAACGCTCCTGTTTATGCTGCTGGTTCCGGAGTCCAGCGGCGACGAACACCTCCAGATGCTCAGCTCGCTGTCGCGGTCGCTGATGCACGAGGAGACCCGAACCGCCCTCCTAGAAGCCGATTCGGTCGACCGCGTCGAGTCGATCATTCTGGAGGCAGTCGAACAATGATCGAACGCACCGTGACGGTCGTCCCCGAAGACGGGTTGCACGCCCGGCCTGCCTCACAGGTCGTCGAAGCCGCAAACAGCTACGACAGCAGCGTTACCGTCGGCCCTGCCGGCGGCGACTCAGTCGACGCATCGAGCATGCTCGGCGTCACCAGTTTGGGTGTCGGCTCCGGCGACGCAGTCGACCTGACTGCCGACGGGCCGGACGAACAGGCAGCCCTCGACGAACTCGAAACGATTCTGACCACGCCCGAATCATAATGCTCGGTAACCCACACAAGACCCGTACGATTGCCGGTATCAGCGCGACGCCGCTGTCGGGACTCGGAACAGTTCGGTGGTATCGGTCCGGCGAGCAGCCGGATCCAGCCGAGATATCGGCTGCCGACCCCGAGACCGAACAGCAGCGGTTCGACGACGCCCAAGCGGCCGCCCGCGAAGAACTCGAAACCGAACGGGAGTCGACCCGCGAGCGCGTCGGCAGCGAGGAGGCCGCCGTCTTCGATGCCCACCTCCAGTTTCTGACCGACCCACAGCTCACCGATCCAATCGAGGCCGCGATTGCCGACGGCGCAGCCGCCGAGTTGGCCGTCGACGAGGCGTTCGGCGACGCAATCTCGCAGTTCGAGGGGATGGACGGGATGATGGCCGAACGGGCCGACGATCTACGAGACATCCGGGACCGACTGCTTCGACTGCTCTCGGGTGGCGAGCGAACCGATCTCACCGATCTTCCGGAGGGGACGGTCCTCCGTGCCGAGCGACTCACTCCAAGCGACACCGCCCAACTCGATCCCGACACCATCGCTGGTTTCGTGACGATGACCGGCGGGCGGACCTCCCACGTCTCGATTTTCGCCCGCTCGCTGGGGATTCCGGCCATCGTCGGCGCTGGCGAGGAGCTCAGGGAAGTCCGCGAGGCGACCACCGTCGCCATCGACGCCGACCGGGAGGTCGTCGTCGCCAATCCTGACGCCGCGGTCCGCGAACAGGTCACTGTCGGACGCGACGTGACGGTCCAGGAGGAACGCGTCGAAACCCGAGACGGAACGGAGATCGAGGTGGCTGCCAACATCGGGACGGCCGCCGAACTCGACGGCGCGGTCGACCAAGGGGCCGACGGCGTCGGCCTCTTTCGGACCGAGTTCCTCTTTTTGGATCGGGAGACCCCACCCAGCGAGGACGAACAGTTCGAGAGCTACGTCGACGCTCTCGACGCCTTTCCGGAGGGCCGGGTCGTCGTCCGGACGCTCGATATCGGCGGCGACAAGCCGATTCCGTATCTCGATCTCCCTGAAGAGGAAAACCCCTTCCTCGGGAGCCGTGGGATTCGTCGCTCGCTTGGCGCAGATAGCGAGCTCTTCGAGACGCAGTTGCGCGCGCTGCTGCGTGCGGCCGCCGCAGGCGAGGGGACGCTATCGGTGATGTTCCCGCTCGTTTCGACGCTCGACGAACTGACTGCGGCGCTTGAGGCGGTCGACCGCGTCGCGAGCGATCTCGACAATGAGGGCATCGACTACGCCAAACCGGAACTCGGCGTGATGATCGAAACGCCCGCAGCCGTGATGATGGCCGAGGAGTTCGCCGAACGGGTCGACTTCCTCTCGATTGGGACAAACGATCTGGCTCAGTATGTGATGGCCGCCGACCGCGAAAACGAGGCCGTCGCGGAACTCCACGACCCACAGCAGCCCGCGGTGTTGCGGGCGATCAACCGGGCTGTCGAGGCCGCCCATGCTCACGACGCGTGGATCGGGATGTGCGGCGAGATGGCCGGCGATCCTGAACTGACCGAACTGCTGGTGGGGCTTGGCCTCGACGAACTCTCGATGAGTGCGGTCACGATTCCAGCAGTCAAAGCAAACATTACTGAAATCGAGCGGTCGACAGCTGTCGACCGTCGTGACCGTGCGCTCACAAAAAACACTAAATCAATGGTTAACGAAACGGGAAACCAATGAAACTCGTCGCCGTAACTGCCTGTCCGACCGGGATCGCACACAGCCAGATGGCTGCCGAAAACCTCCAGACGACTGCCGAAGAGCGTGGCCACGAGATCCACGTCGAAGTCCAGGGCGCGATGGGCACCGAAAACGAGATTCCGGATGACGTCCTCGCGGCGGCCGATGCGGTGATCATCGCCGCCGACACCTCGGTCCAGCAGAATCGGTTCGGCGACCACGTCGTCGTCAAGGCCAGCGTCAAAGACGGTGTCAACGACGCCGACGGCCTCATCGACGAGGCCATCGAGCGTGCTGGCGGTGAGACGGATGCTGAGGGCACTGAGACGAATATCGAAGACACTGAGGCAGATACCGAGGAGACGGCCGACACCGACGATTCGGGTACTGTCGACGACACGGCAGCCGAGTCGACGCCATCGGTCGATCCCGAGTCGACCGCGTCCGAGGGCGGCATTATGGCCCGGCTCAAGCGACTGTTTTCCTGATCGGGTACTCCTCGTGTTGAATCAGCAACACGGCCTGTTTATCGTTTGCTGCTCCAAGCAAGAGTAGTACTGCGTTTCGTCATCTACCTTCCCGCAGTCTGGCGGTTCTTCCAAATAGATTGTTCAGGAAAGACATCTATAGAACCAATATCAATCAAAAACAAACCTATTCAGTATTATTTAGTGACTGTATATGATTGATCTAGCTACCGATGAGTGACCTGACTGACTCCCCACTGACGCGAGACGGCAAATCGATTGTGTTGGCACACGACCACGGGCTCGAACACGGGCCGACGGCGTTTTCGGCGGTTCCCGACCGGCTCGACCCCGAGACTGTCTTCGAAATGGCGACCCACGACGCCGTCACGGCGTTTGCCGTCCAGAAAGGGCTGGCAAAACAGTACTACCCCTCCTACGAGGACGACGTGAACCTGCTGGCCAAATGTAACGGCTCAAGTAGCCTCCGCTCCGGCGAGCCGTATTCGCCACAGACGTGGTCGGTCGACCACGCCGCCGAACTGGGTGCTGACGCCATTGGCTACACCGTCTACCCCGGCACCAACACCGAACACAAGATGTTCGAGGACTTCTATCAGGTCCAAGAGGCCGCCGAAGACCGAGACCTCCCGGTGGCGATGTGGTCCTACCCGCGCGGCCAGCCGATCAAGGAACACCGGAACCCCGACACCATCGCCTACGCGACCCGGATCGGCCTCGAACTCGGCGCTGACTTCGTGAAAGTCAAATATCCCCGCAGCGGCGAGGCGATGTCCCACGCGGTCGACGCGGCGGGCAACTGTAATGTCCTCCTGAGCGGCGGCTCGAAAAGCGACGATCTGACCTTCCTCTCGATGGTCGAAACCGCCGTCGACGCCGGCGTGAGCGGCCTCGCAGTCGGCCGCAACGTCTGGCAGCACGAAGATCCTGCGTATCTGCTCGACGCGCTCGAAAAGGTCGTCTTCGAAGAACAGTCTGCCGAAGACGCGCTCGGTCGGTAGTCGACCGACCGGCCACGCGCCGACTCACCACACTCCGTCCACCCCACTCCTTCGAGAGTTCTACCGCGAACACAAACAGGCAGAGTACCAACTGCGCCGAGAAAAACGGTTCGGGGCTGCTATCAGGCGATATCCGGGCCGCGAGTCAGTTCGCGGTGTTTGCGTTCGAGATAGGAGTACACCGCGCCGTGTGGCGCACCGTCGAGGATCATTGCCGTCGCTCGCCGAACGGCTTCGACCTCCTCGGGGTCGCCGATCATCCCGATTGTCGACCCATAAATAACGACATCGGCACCCGAAAGCTCCTCCATGAGTTGGCGGGTCCGCCCGTTTTCGCCGATGAGTCGACCCTTCTGTCGACGGAGGTCGTTATCGTTACGGGTTTTGTCGCTGATGTCGATCAGATCGAACATCCGCATCTCGCCGTCGAGCAGCGACAGCGCGGCCTCGGGTTTGAAGCCGCGACCGATAGCTCGAACGATGTCAGGTGCCACGAGTGCCGTCACCGGATCACCGACCGACTCGATAGCGACCGAGCCGGATTCGGAGTCGATGTCGAGCCGCACCTCCGAGCGGGACTCGATTGCCCGCATCGTCTCGCCACCCTCGCCGATCAGGACCCCGATCCGATCCTGTGGAACCTTCACGTGTTGCATACCACTGCTACCCCGCGAATCCGTTTAAATATGTTCCTCTCCCTGTCGACGCAGTGAACGGGCTACCGACTCGGATCGGCTTCGACAGCAGTCACGAACTCGTAGAGTTCGTCATCGGTCACCTCAAGACCCTGTCGACGGAAAAACGAGGCCACGTTTTTGCAGTCCCGATCCAGAAAGTCGTCGGAGTTCGGGTGATGGACCGTGACCGCTTGACCCAGATCGATAATGACGAGTTCGCCCTCGTGGATGATCATGTTGTACTCCGAGAGATCGCCGTGGATCAGGCCTGCACTGTACAGTCGACGCATATACTCCCGGACGACCTCGTAGGCGGTCTCGGGGTTTTCGACCTCGACCTCGGAGAGTCGACGGGCCCGATCCTCGACGAGGCCGACGAGTTCCATCACCAGTACATTGCGCTCGACGGCGATTGGGGTGGGGACCCGGACACCTGCACGCTGAGCGCGTTCGAGGTTGGCATACTCCTTGCGCACCCACGCGAGGACGACCTGTCCCTTGTCGTTGCTGATCCCTTCGAACCGGGGGTCGCCTTCGAGATAATCCCGCATCTGCTTGAACGCCGAGGCGTTGATTCGGTAGACTTTGACCGCGACCTCTTCGCCCTCGCCGCCGAGTGCTTCGTAGACGTTGGCCTCCTTGCCGGTCGAGATCGGGCCGCCGAAGGCGTCGATGTAGCCGTCGCCGACGAGCTTATAGAGGGCACCGAACGTCGCATCGTCAAACACCGACTGTTCGACTTTGAACTGGTCGGCGTCCTTGATGCGTTCTTGGAACTCCTCGAACTCCCGGTCGCGCTTACGGGCGATACGGTCGGCGTCAGTGTCAGTGACGTCGATCTGTTCCCACTCGTCGCCGGGCGGCGCGGTCACGTCGGTGTCGACTAGGCCGAACTCGTCGGTCATTATCCCAGTTACGTAACCGACGCGGAAAAGTCTCGTCAGTCAGTCGGCTCGGGTATCGGGACCGCCGTCAGAAACTGTCGACAGTGTTACTGCAGATGGCCTTCTTCGCGGAGCTGTTCGGCTTCGGCGTTCTCGTAGCGCCACGTGATGTCGGCCTTCTCGTCCTGCCAGTCCCACGGCTCGACGAGGACGATATCGTTCTCACGGATCCAGACACGTTTCTGCATACGGCCGGGAATCCGAGCCGTTCGCTCCGTCCCGTCGGCACACCGAACGGTGACCCGGTTTGCGCCGAGCATGTTCGTTACTTCGGCGAAGACCTCATCCTCGTTGGGCATTCGGAGGTCATTTCGCCCCTCGTTTTCTCCCATAAATGCCGGTTAGGAATCATTCAATGTAAAAACGCGGGTTTTCAGCCATCGGGTGTCGCAGGTCTCTGATGGGTCTGCTGTGTTTCACCTCGTCACTACCAAACAACCGTCTCGTCGACACAAAAGCGACCGGCAACCAAGCGACCGACACTGATCGGGGAACGGTTAGCGTACCTGAACTGCAGCCCTGTTAGTCCGGGAGCCTCAGGCCGATCTGTTCACCAGAGGCATTTATTGGTGAATCGATATCACCGTTTTCGATAACTGCCGTGACTCCGTAGTCGCGGCCCTGATCAAGCCCCGAGAGTGTCCCGGTATACATCGTTGGGTTGGTAGTACTGGAGGTGTCGGCTCTCACTTGAGCCAACTCATCACGATTTTCGACGGCGATAAGCCGGAGGCTGTCGTCGCCGTCGGCTCCCAACACTTCGATAGTCGAATAGTAGAGCTCAGGATACCCCCCAACAGGGATCTCGCGTTCAGTATCGACGATATCGCCACCTTTGGGTTCGTCGTACACCACGATATCCGCAGTCGAGCTATTGGTACTGCGGCTTACTTCAACCCGGAACTGACCGGCTGGCGGATCGAACCGCTTGCTCGTGTAGACATTGTTTGGAAGACGACTCGAATCCGTCGGACTCGACTGTTCATCATCGCGGAAAACCACTTCGAAGTCAGCACCCGACTCCCGTGTATCGTACACATAGCTGCGAGTTTTGTTAGCCTTCAGCGGGGTGTTGTCGTGGACCCAGAAGTTATCGTGGGCGTAGCCGTCGGGATCGCTGTAGAATCCGCCGTCAGCAACCAGCCCATCACTGTTGTTGGTTGCATTGCCATTGAAAATCCGTGATGGGAGATATCGAACGTAGAGGTCGACCAGTTGAAGCCCACCCATCTCAACGAGTTCAGCTTCGACGTCCGCTGATGTGTTCCCAGTACGAGTCGTGTCGACGGTTTCGACGACGGGGGGAGATGTCCGAAAGGTAATCGGATCGCCGGTGGCAGTGACGGCTGGATCGGTGTCATCGTTTTTGGTCAACGCCGTGACCGAGTACGCTTCTTGATACTGGAGCCCGGTGATTTCATCCGTGTAGCTCCCCGACTCGGTTACAGTAGTTCCGGCTGTTTGCCCGTATCCATCACGGTTTTCGACACCGATGAGCCGAAGGCTGTCTTCGCCGTTCGATCCCAACACTTCGATGGTCGAATAGTAGATCTCATCATAACTCTCGACCGAGATACCACGTTCCTCATCGATGATCTCGCCGCCTTCGGGTTCATTGTACACCACGAGATCCAGAGTCGAGCTATCGTTGCTGCGGTTCACTTCGACCCGGAACTCACCCTCCGGCGGATCGAACCGTTTGCTCGTGTGGACATTATT
This sequence is a window from Halohasta litchfieldiae. Protein-coding genes within it:
- a CDS encoding KH domain-containing protein; translation: MQHVKVPQDRIGVLIGEGGETMRAIESRSEVRLDIDSESGSVAIESVGDPVTALVAPDIVRAIGRGFKPEAALSLLDGEMRMFDLIDISDKTRNDNDLRRQKGRLIGENGRTRQLMEELSGADVVIYGSTIGMIGDPEEVEAVRRATAMILDGAPHGAVYSYLERKHRELTRGPDIA
- a CDS encoding class I fructose-bisphosphate aldolase → MSDLTDSPLTRDGKSIVLAHDHGLEHGPTAFSAVPDRLDPETVFEMATHDAVTAFAVQKGLAKQYYPSYEDDVNLLAKCNGSSSLRSGEPYSPQTWSVDHAAELGADAIGYTVYPGTNTEHKMFEDFYQVQEAAEDRDLPVAMWSYPRGQPIKEHRNPDTIAYATRIGLELGADFVKVKYPRSGEAMSHAVDAAGNCNVLLSGGSKSDDLTFLSMVETAVDAGVSGLAVGRNVWQHEDPAYLLDALEKVVFEEQSAEDALGR
- a CDS encoding PTS fructose transporter subunit IIB encodes the protein MKLVAVTACPTGIAHSQMAAENLQTTAEERGHEIHVEVQGAMGTENEIPDDVLAAADAVIIAADTSVQQNRFGDHVVVKASVKDGVNDADGLIDEAIERAGGETDAEGTETNIEDTEADTEETADTDDSGTVDDTAAESTPSVDPESTASEGGIMARLKRLFS
- the eif1A gene encoding translation initiation factor eIF-1A — translated: MGENEGRNDLRMPNEDEVFAEVTNMLGANRVTVRCADGTERTARIPGRMQKRVWIRENDIVLVEPWDWQDEKADITWRYENAEAEQLREEGHLQ
- the rio1 gene encoding serine/threonine-protein kinase Rio1; protein product: MTDEFGLVDTDVTAPPGDEWEQIDVTDTDADRIARKRDREFEEFQERIKDADQFKVEQSVFDDATFGALYKLVGDGYIDAFGGPISTGKEANVYEALGGEGEEVAVKVYRINASAFKQMRDYLEGDPRFEGISNDKGQVVLAWVRKEYANLERAQRAGVRVPTPIAVERNVLVMELVGLVEDRARRLSEVEVENPETAYEVVREYMRRLYSAGLIHGDLSEYNMIIHEGELVIIDLGQAVTVHHPNSDDFLDRDCKNVASFFRRQGLEVTDDELYEFVTAVEADPSR
- the ptsP gene encoding phosphoenolpyruvate--protein phosphotransferase is translated as MLGNPHKTRTIAGISATPLSGLGTVRWYRSGEQPDPAEISAADPETEQQRFDDAQAAAREELETERESTRERVGSEEAAVFDAHLQFLTDPQLTDPIEAAIADGAAAELAVDEAFGDAISQFEGMDGMMAERADDLRDIRDRLLRLLSGGERTDLTDLPEGTVLRAERLTPSDTAQLDPDTIAGFVTMTGGRTSHVSIFARSLGIPAIVGAGEELREVREATTVAIDADREVVVANPDAAVREQVTVGRDVTVQEERVETRDGTEIEVAANIGTAAELDGAVDQGADGVGLFRTEFLFLDRETPPSEDEQFESYVDALDAFPEGRVVVRTLDIGGDKPIPYLDLPEEENPFLGSRGIRRSLGADSELFETQLRALLRAAAAGEGTLSVMFPLVSTLDELTAALEAVDRVASDLDNEGIDYAKPELGVMIETPAAVMMAEEFAERVDFLSIGTNDLAQYVMAADRENEAVAELHDPQQPAVLRAINRAVEAAHAHDAWIGMCGEMAGDPELTELLVGLGLDELSMSAVTIPAVKANITEIERSTAVDRRDRALTKNTKSMVNETGNQ